From the Raphanus sativus cultivar WK10039 unplaced genomic scaffold, ASM80110v3 Scaffold5560, whole genome shotgun sequence genome, the window CTTCTTCCAGTACTactaaattattaatgaaataaaaatgagaATATAGAAAAGGAAGGTTTGATTCATTTTAACTTTAGATATATTATTTATCATTGGTAGAAACAGAAAACACTGGAAAGGTGAACCATCCAGGGGCATAACTAATTAACATTAAGACAAATGTTTCTGAACATCTTAATAGGGTAAGCTTTGCCAGGAAAGAGAAGCAAGTAGCAAGTATCAGAGTTTACTGAAAAGACTGCTCTGCAACAATCTCTTGTTAGCCTTCTGGTATCATTGCCCGATGCTGCTTTCAACGCATCGAAACATCCTGGTAtgctatttatattttctaacgGACAATAATTACCAGCTTCTGATTGTAGGAAAACCAATGCCAAGATTAGGGCTAAGACCATAAACATCGCGTTGGTTTGctttagtttcattttaaaaaagaGATTCTTcgaaaagcaaaaaaaacaaaaagttgtTTGAAAGGGTTGGATTGTGTGTGGAGTTGTGATCTTCGTCTCGGTgaataaataggaaaaaatcGTTTGTATTGGAGTGTTGTGCCGGGTGAAGAAAGTTTGACTTTTTTGGAAAGTTTTATGTACTTTTGTTTGaccaaatattataatatattatccCATCtttgaagaaataaaaatcatCCAAAATAAGAAATCAAAAAAGTAGATAATATCAtatctgttgacaaaaaaaaaagataatatcgTATCTCca encodes:
- the LOC130507756 gene encoding uncharacterized protein LOC130507756 codes for the protein MKLKQTNAMFMVLALILALVFLQSEAGNYCPLENINSIPGCFDALKAASGNDTRRLTRDCCRAVFSVNSDTCYLLLFPGKAYPIKMFRNICLNVN